In a single window of the Gossypium hirsutum isolate 1008001.06 chromosome A13, Gossypium_hirsutum_v2.1, whole genome shotgun sequence genome:
- the LOC107895143 gene encoding 40S ribosomal protein S19-3 has translation MEAARTVKDVSPHEFVKAYAAHLKRSGKIELPPWTDIVKTGKLKELPPYDPDWYYVRAASMARKIYLRGVLGVGAFRRIYGGAKRNGSRPRHFCKSSGSVARHILQQLQDVNIIDIDPKGGRRITSNGQRDLDQVAGRIAVAI, from the exons ATGGAGGCAGCCAGAACCGTTAAAGACGTTTCCCCACACGAGTTCGTCAAGGCTTATGCCGCCCATCTCAAGCGCTCCGGCAAG ATTGAGCTTCCTCCATGGACTGATATTGTCAAGACCGGTAAACTGAAGGAGCTTCCACCCTATGACCCTGATTGGTACTATGTCAGAGCTG CTTCCATGGCTAGGAAAATATACTTGAGGGGAGTTCTTGGTGTTGGTGCCTTTAGGAGGATCTACGGAGGAGCTAAGAGAAATGGAAGTCGCCCACGCCATTTCTGCAAGAGCAGTGGATCTGTTGCTCGTCACATACTTCAGCAATTGCAGGATGTCAACATCATTGATATTGATCCTAAAGG TGGTAGGAGAATCACATCAAACGGCCAACGGGATCTGGACCAAGTAGCTGGAAGGATTGCGGTTGCTATCTAA